The following coding sequences lie in one Glycine soja cultivar W05 chromosome 16, ASM419377v2, whole genome shotgun sequence genomic window:
- the LOC114389039 gene encoding leucine aminopeptidase 2, chloroplastic-like isoform X2: MKERASTTNQTLGEVKKKTLDKQEHLWELSRALAVLASASSVSREREEFLRLVRKEDVDVTEWKGDILAVGVTEKDLARDANSKFENVILSKIDSKLGGLLAEASSEEDFSGKVGQSTVLRITGLGSKRVGLIGLGQSPSTPSPFKGLGDAVVEAAKSSQESSAAVVLASSEGLSAQSKLSTAYAIASGAVLGLFEDNRYKSEAKKSTLRSIDIIGLGMGPELEKKLKYAGDVSSGIIFGRELVNSPANVLTPGVLAEEAAKIASTYSDVFTAKILNAEQCAELKMGSYLGVAAASENPPHFIHLCYKPLSGPVNVKLALVGKGLTFDSGGYNIKTGPGCSIELVKFDMGGSATVLGTTKALGQIKPLGVEVHFIVAACENMISGTSMRPGDIVTTSNGKTIEFQPLLCCISYL; encoded by the exons ATGAAAGAGAGGGCTTCAACAACCAACCAAACACTAGgagaggtaaaaaaaaagacattggaTAAACAGGAGCACCTCTGGGAGCTCAGCCGTGCATTAGCCGTTTTAGCATCAGCATCT TCAGTGAGCAGGGAACGTGAAGAGTTTTTGAGGCTTGTTAGAAAGGAG GATGTTGATGTGACAGAATGGAAAGGGGACATTCTGGCAGTGGGTGTTACAGAGAAAGATTTGGCTAGAGATGCAAACTCGAAGTTTGAGAATGTGATTTTGAGCAAGATTGACTCAAAGTTGGGTGGCTTATTAGCTGAAGCCTCTTCTGAAGAGGATTTCTCTGGCAAAGTTGGTCAGTCAACTGTTCTTAGAATTACAGGACTTGGATCAAAGAGGGTTGGATTGATTGGTCTTGGTCAGTCACCTTCCACTCCTTCACCTTTTAAGGGTCTTGGCGATGCCGTTGTGGAGGCTGCCAAGTCTTCTCAAGAAAGCAGTGCTGCTGTCGTTCTTGCCTCTTCTGAAGGACTGTCTGCTCAATCAAAGCTTAGCACTGCTTATGCAATTGCTTCTG GGGCTGTGCTGGGATTATTTGAAGATAATAGATACAAGTCAGAAGCAAAGAAATCAACACTTAGGTCCATTGATATTATTGGTCTTGGGATGGGACCTGAACTGGAGAAGAAACTGAAGTACGCAGGAGATGTTTCTTCCGGAATTATCTTTGGAAGGGAGCTTGTAAATTCTCCTGCTAATGTGCTCACACCAG GGGTGTTGGCAGAAGAGGCAGCTAAGATTGCTTCTACCTACAGTGATGTTTTCACTGCTAAAATATTAAATGCCGAGCAATGTGCTGAATTAAAAATGGGATCCTATCTGGGTGTTGCTGCAGCCTCGGAAAATCCTCCTCATTTTATCCATCTATGTTACAAACCTCTGAGTGGACCTGTCAATGTCAAGTTGGCTTTAGTTGGCAAAGGTTTGACTTTTGACAG TGGTGGCTACAACATCAAGACTGGACCTGGCTGTTCAATTGAACTCGTGAAATTTGATATGGGTGGTTCAGCAACAGTTTTaggaacaacgaaagctcttggtCAAATCAAACCTCTAGGGGTGGAG GTTCATTTTATTGTTGCAGCCTGTGAGAATATGATAAGTGGAACAAGTATGAGGCCTGGAGATATTGTCACAACTTCAAATGGAAAGACTATAGAG TTTCAGCCGTTACTTTGCTGTATTTCTTATTTGTaa
- the LOC114389039 gene encoding leucine aminopeptidase 2, chloroplastic-like isoform X1, which produces MKERASTTNQTLGEVKKKTLDKQEHLWELSRALAVLASASSVSREREEFLRLVRKEDVDVTEWKGDILAVGVTEKDLARDANSKFENVILSKIDSKLGGLLAEASSEEDFSGKVGQSTVLRITGLGSKRVGLIGLGQSPSTPSPFKGLGDAVVEAAKSSQESSAAVVLASSEGLSAQSKLSTAYAIASGAVLGLFEDNRYKSEAKKSTLRSIDIIGLGMGPELEKKLKYAGDVSSGIIFGRELVNSPANVLTPGVLAEEAAKIASTYSDVFTAKILNAEQCAELKMGSYLGVAAASENPPHFIHLCYKPLSGPVNVKLALVGKGLTFDSGGYNIKTGPGCSIELVKFDMGGSATVLGTTKALGQIKPLGVEVHFIVAACENMISGTSMRPGDIVTTSNGKTIEVNNTDAEGRLTLADALVYACNQGVEKIIDLATLTGACVVALGPSIAGVFTPSDDLAKEVFEASDVSGEKLWRLPLGESYWETMKSGVADM; this is translated from the exons ATGAAAGAGAGGGCTTCAACAACCAACCAAACACTAGgagaggtaaaaaaaaagacattggaTAAACAGGAGCACCTCTGGGAGCTCAGCCGTGCATTAGCCGTTTTAGCATCAGCATCT TCAGTGAGCAGGGAACGTGAAGAGTTTTTGAGGCTTGTTAGAAAGGAG GATGTTGATGTGACAGAATGGAAAGGGGACATTCTGGCAGTGGGTGTTACAGAGAAAGATTTGGCTAGAGATGCAAACTCGAAGTTTGAGAATGTGATTTTGAGCAAGATTGACTCAAAGTTGGGTGGCTTATTAGCTGAAGCCTCTTCTGAAGAGGATTTCTCTGGCAAAGTTGGTCAGTCAACTGTTCTTAGAATTACAGGACTTGGATCAAAGAGGGTTGGATTGATTGGTCTTGGTCAGTCACCTTCCACTCCTTCACCTTTTAAGGGTCTTGGCGATGCCGTTGTGGAGGCTGCCAAGTCTTCTCAAGAAAGCAGTGCTGCTGTCGTTCTTGCCTCTTCTGAAGGACTGTCTGCTCAATCAAAGCTTAGCACTGCTTATGCAATTGCTTCTG GGGCTGTGCTGGGATTATTTGAAGATAATAGATACAAGTCAGAAGCAAAGAAATCAACACTTAGGTCCATTGATATTATTGGTCTTGGGATGGGACCTGAACTGGAGAAGAAACTGAAGTACGCAGGAGATGTTTCTTCCGGAATTATCTTTGGAAGGGAGCTTGTAAATTCTCCTGCTAATGTGCTCACACCAG GGGTGTTGGCAGAAGAGGCAGCTAAGATTGCTTCTACCTACAGTGATGTTTTCACTGCTAAAATATTAAATGCCGAGCAATGTGCTGAATTAAAAATGGGATCCTATCTGGGTGTTGCTGCAGCCTCGGAAAATCCTCCTCATTTTATCCATCTATGTTACAAACCTCTGAGTGGACCTGTCAATGTCAAGTTGGCTTTAGTTGGCAAAGGTTTGACTTTTGACAG TGGTGGCTACAACATCAAGACTGGACCTGGCTGTTCAATTGAACTCGTGAAATTTGATATGGGTGGTTCAGCAACAGTTTTaggaacaacgaaagctcttggtCAAATCAAACCTCTAGGGGTGGAG GTTCATTTTATTGTTGCAGCCTGTGAGAATATGATAAGTGGAACAAGTATGAGGCCTGGAGATATTGTCACAACTTCAAATGGAAAGACTATAGAG GTTAACAACACTGATGCTGAAGGTAGACTTACCCTGGCAGATGCTCTGGTATATGCTTGTAATCAAGGTGTTGAAAAG ATTATTGACTTGGCAACCTTGACTGGGGCCTGCGTTGTTGCCCTTGGACCCTCAATTGCTG GTGTGTTTACACCCAGTGATGACCTAGCAAAGGAAGTTTTTGAAGCTTCTGATGTGAGTGGGGAGAAACTATGGAGGTTGCCATTAGGGGAAAGTTACTGGGAAACAATGAAATCAGGAGTTGCTGACATGTGA